TGGAGGCCGGCGCGGCGTACCCGAGCGACGTTGACGCGGGGGCCGCGATCGGTCGCGCGGTGGCGGCGCGCGTGATCGCGCGCGCCCGCGTCGACGGCGCCGCGGAACCGTGGACGGGCGCGATCCCCGCCGGCGACGGGCTGTGGCGTCCGACGCCGAACAAGTTCGTCGGCGTGCCGTTCGACGCCGGCGCCGGCGGGTGGCGCACGTGGGTGCTGCCTAACGGCGCCGCGTTCCGCCCGACGCCGCCGCCCGCGCCCGGCTCGCCGGGCTTCGCGCGCGACGTCGCCGAGCTGCGCGCGCTCTCGGTCGGGCGCACCGCGGCGCAGGCCGACGTGGCGCGGTACTGGGCCACCGACGCGCCGTCGGTGATCTGGGAGAAGTTCATGCTGCGCGAGCTCGCCGACCGCGGCATCGCCACCGTGCACGCCGCGCGCGCGCAGGCCGCGTCGAGCGTGGCGATGTACGACGCGTTCGTCGCCTGCTGGGACGCGAAGTTCCACTACTGGGTGGAGCGTCCCGTCACGGCGGATTCCACGCTGCGCACGGTGTTCCCGACGCCGCCGTTCCCGAGCTATCCGTCGGGGCACTCCACGATCTCGACCGCCGCCGCCGAGGTGTTCGCCGAGCTGTTTCCCGACGCGGCGCGGACGTACCGCGACAAGGCGACGGACGCGTCGCTGTCGCGCGTCTACGCGGCGGTGCACTACCGCTTCGACGTGGAGGCCGGGGACACGCTCGGTCTGGCGGTGGGGCGCGCCGTCGTGCAGCGGCTGAAGGACGATGGAGCGCGATGAGGGTGTTAGGCGAATACGCCTGGGGATCCAACGGCGATCTCCGTGGATCTCGGGATAGGCTCCAGCCTGGAGCCGCGAGCCTATCCCGAGATCCATGAAGATCGCCGTCGAGATCCCCCTGCAGGTTTTCCCTTAGACCTTGCAACTCGTCCCGATCGAATTCCACGGAGGTCGCGATGTCGGGTCCTCGAGTGTTCGTGTTCGTGTTCGCCACCCTCGCTCTCGCCGCTCCGCTGGGAGCGCAGCCGCCGACGGGCATCGTGCGCGGCCGCGTGACGCAGGTCGGCGGCATCCCGATGGACGCCGCGCAGGTCTCCATCGTGGGCACGACCCGCGGCGCGCGCACGAACGCGCAGGGCGTCTACCGCATCGTCGGCGTGCCGGCCGGCGCGCAGCAGGTGCGCGTGCAGCTCATCGGCTTCGCGGCGCAGACGCGCGCCGTCACGCTGCGCGGCGGCGACTCCGTGGTCGTCGACTTCGAGCTGCGCCCGGCGGCGGTGTCGCTCGACGCGCTCGTCGTCACCGGCACGGCGGTGGAGTCGCGCAAGAAGGAGGTCGGCAACTCCATGGCGGCGATCTCGGCGCGCGAGCTCGAGGTCGCGCCGGTGAAGAACACGCAGGACATCCTCGGCGCACGCGCGCCGGGCATCACGGTGCTGCAGAACTCCGGGCAGCCGGGAGCCGGCGGCACGATCCGCCTGCGCGGCACGAACTCCGTCACGCAGGGGAACAACCCGATCATCTACGTCGACGGCATCCGCATCTACAGCGACGCGGGGCCGATCTCCCCGGGCTCGCGGCAGGCGACCGCGTCGTACAACGACATCAAGCCCGAGGACATCGAGCGCATCGAGGTGGTGAAGGGCGCCGCGGCGACGACGCTCTACGGCACCGAGGCGGCGCCGGGCGTGATCCAGATCTTCACGAAGCGCGGCGCGGCCGGCACGCCGGAATGGTCGATCGAGGCGGGCGGCGGCGCGAACGCGATGGGGCACATCGGCTCGAGCGAGGATCCGACGGGCGTGTTCGTCAACAAGTGCCGCGGGCCGGACCTGCG
This DNA window, taken from Gemmatirosa kalamazoonensis, encodes the following:
- a CDS encoding phosphatase PAP2 family protein, with the translated sequence MSRSRRARRAHRAVRVVAWAALVVVACRDAPSAPNAARAESDAGQWRTWVLADGSALRPAAPPAPGSADEARELEAIVQRQAHRAVSDAALRRWSGHPTAPWDSVALGTLDFYFPLLPDVRLATPVRAARVMALLHVAAYDALVAAWDAKYAYRRTAPSATDRRVRALVPAGDVPSYPSEHAAVAEAAAAVLAYLFPAEDTLAFHALAREAGEARVEAGAAYPSDVDAGAAIGRAVAARVIARARVDGAAEPWTGAIPAGDGLWRPTPNKFVGVPFDAGAGGWRTWVLPNGAAFRPTPPPAPGSPGFARDVAELRALSVGRTAAQADVARYWATDAPSVIWEKFMLRELADRGIATVHAARAQAASSVAMYDAFVACWDAKFHYWVERPVTADSTLRTVFPTPPFPSYPSGHSTISTAAAEVFAELFPDAARTYRDKATDASLSRVYAAVHYRFDVEAGDTLGLAVGRAVVQRLKDDGAR